Proteins found in one Balaenoptera acutorostrata chromosome 17, mBalAcu1.1, whole genome shotgun sequence genomic segment:
- the LOC114236623 gene encoding cytochrome c oxidase subunit 6C — protein sequence MASSSLTKPQMRGLLAKRLRFHIVGAFVVSLGVAAFYKFAVAEPRKKAYADFYRNYDSIKDFEEMRKAGIFQSAK from the exons ATGGCTTCCAGTTCTTTGACAAAACCTCAGATGCGTGGCCTTCTGGCCAAGCGTCTGCGATTTCATATTGTTGGAGCATTCGTTGTCTCCTTGGGAGTTGCAGCTTTCTATAAg TTTGCTGTGGCTGAACCAAGAAAGAAGGCATATGCAGATTTCTACAGAAATTATGATTCCATAAAAGATTTTGAGGAGATGAGGAAGGCTGGTATCTTTCAGAGTGCAAAGTGA